Below is a window of Allomuricauda ruestringensis DSM 13258 DNA.
AGCCAAGGCCAAAAAGGATATGCCTGAGAATTATTTAAAGCGTGCCCAAAAAGACGATTTTGAAGAACTAAATTAGAGAACACTAGCTATGAAAAAATTCCTGACCATTTTCACCACTGCCATTATAGTTGGCGTTGTGGGCTATTTTGCTTTTATCTATTACGTGCCCTACAGTGAGGGTTATCGTTCAGGGGAACTCATCAAATTCAGCAGAAAAGGGGTTTTGGTCAAAACTTGGGAAGGGCAAATTAGCCAAGGTTTGTCTGGCACAAACGTATTTTCGTTTTCGGTGGAAGATGGCGAAAAGGAAATCATTGAAAAAATGAAAGAGTTCCAAGGGCAGTACATCAAGGTCACCTACAAGGAACGCTACGCCACCTTTTTCTGGCTGGGCGACACCAAATATTTTATCACAGAAGTCAAATCTGAAAAATCACCGATTTTCAGAAATTAATCCACACACCCCTAGCCCCTCTTTTTAGAGGGGAAAATAAACTCGTCTTGAATTGCTAGATCCAAGCGGAAATTTAAGATTTTGTGCCCAGTTGAAGACTTTTTTGAGTTAGGGCCGAGCGTATAAAAAGGTTTTGCAAACCTTTTTAGCGAAGGAGCCAGCTTGTCGCGTTGGGAGCTACGGAAGGATAACCCGCCTGCCGGCAGGAAAGCTAAAAAATGGGTGTAAAAGATAAATTTGCAACGGATTTGGACAACTCAAGATGAGTTCAATAACTTCCCTCCTAAGAAGGAGGGATTGAGGGAGGTGTATTTCCGTTCGCTTCAAACTGAAAAATATAATCCTCTATCGCTCGTAAAACATTATCCATATCGTTTAAAACTTGAGCATCCGAAAATCGAAGTACGTGAATACCTAGTTCGTTTAACCGTTGCGTTTTTTTAACATCTTTCTCCCAAACCTCAAGAATTTCATGGGAATACCCATTCACTTCAATGGCGAGTTGTAACTTATTGCAAAAGAAATCCACTATGTATTCATCAATAGGTTTTTGTCTGTGAAAATCGTATCCATGCATTTGGTCACGCTTT
It encodes the following:
- a CDS encoding endonuclease domain-containing protein, translating into MIIKYNPKLKELARQLRNNATKAEVTLWQKLKRDQMHGYDFHRQKPIDEYIVDFFCNKLQLAIEVNGYSHEILEVWEKDVKKTQRLNELGIHVLRFSDAQVLNDMDNVLRAIEDYIFQFEANGNTPPSIPPS